The following proteins come from a genomic window of Galactobacillus timonensis:
- a CDS encoding leucine-rich repeat protein codes for MTSDFETDKTGKILTGYHGNSTCINVPEGIVIVASDAFKNSNITSVLFPASLKLIGFHAFENSISLQSVVLPNLSARIMDGAFSGCSKLADENGFVIINNHLIEYFGDNVDVRIPDGVTDIQSTAFEDKGISSIYIPGSVKTIGSRAFANNGEIQIKTDYDFDFSKVFVSSDCLLGCTVHKDESGLIIRNNAVVKYLGINPKVEIPEGVSAIKDHAFYENHLITEIIIPESVKIIGDYAFSGCNNLKTVIIQGKNVKLGKNLVNWCSGIEKFELYGCDMPVDIHDGVSLAENNFLYLPSKLVPFVSDFLDMLSDADIKTCILADKKIWQSLSLEQQADTYVKLMNDKFQFKSFFKKCIGSGDIVPLGQKIFEKISEDPGRSHLEGLMWYLETYYKKLSDDYVKDAYELIIKHDTDGSLKKRFNENRALKEKFYSEEELKGQTNIVENMVLDRMKSEKIDLEKLGKKLYSKFLLRPSDLPELYDSKGNKLDYYVLEWLLCTDRSASSVIKLLDHECFHKALNDLADKYICNGFAGIKQCYLAYPLCRYADEDLMKKMCAAAPKLATHSSGRNSRAMIVFREAVRESDTRSAIMFADKYNELDKYAEARNKSVDELRDMISDTGLNVDDRKEYDLGNQKVVAFLKNDLSFIIELPNGKTAKSLPKKGADPLKYADAAADFAKLKKAVKDIYKYRSDALFKDFLSGSERTPESWAKTYLDNPVLNHLARLIVWKQSEATFTVTDHGAVTSDEKSYEIAEEPVAVAYPTEMKPVDLNAWKTYFTSHQLKQPFLQIWEPVCDPSVIKADRYSDLSIPYYRFANQEKNGIHAEKQSGNIEITFDDCNVRITRLDWNYSIKDKFSIDSFKFSKFTRKVNHLIAYFDKIAVYDLIHKDDASFKPILNEFTLPQINEFIKYAGENKCVNASAVLLEYKNQKYGTSDPLDEFELNW; via the coding sequence ATGACAAGTGATTTTGAAACAGATAAAACCGGAAAAATTCTCACAGGTTATCATGGAAATTCAACATGTATAAATGTACCGGAAGGAATTGTAATTGTAGCATCGGACGCATTTAAAAACAGCAATATAACTTCTGTACTATTTCCTGCCAGCTTGAAATTAATAGGTTTTCATGCATTTGAAAACAGTATATCTTTGCAAAGCGTAGTTCTTCCAAATCTGTCTGCTCGCATAATGGACGGAGCATTTAGTGGGTGCAGCAAACTGGCTGATGAAAATGGATTTGTAATAATAAATAATCATCTAATTGAATATTTTGGAGATAATGTCGATGTACGAATACCAGATGGTGTAACAGATATCCAGTCAACAGCATTTGAAGATAAGGGAATCAGCAGCATCTATATACCTGGTTCAGTAAAAACAATCGGAAGCCGCGCTTTCGCAAATAATGGGGAGATTCAAATAAAGACGGATTATGATTTTGATTTTTCAAAAGTATTTGTCAGTTCTGATTGTTTGCTGGGATGTACAGTGCATAAAGATGAAAGCGGTCTTATCATTCGTAATAATGCAGTAGTAAAGTATTTAGGCATTAATCCAAAAGTTGAAATACCAGAAGGTGTTTCTGCAATTAAGGACCATGCTTTTTATGAGAATCACCTAATCACGGAAATCATCATTCCGGAATCAGTGAAGATAATTGGGGATTATGCTTTTAGCGGCTGCAACAATTTAAAAACAGTTATAATTCAAGGAAAAAATGTAAAACTAGGAAAAAATTTAGTTAATTGGTGCAGTGGCATAGAGAAATTTGAACTATATGGATGTGATATGCCAGTTGATATTCATGATGGAGTAAGCCTGGCAGAAAATAATTTTTTGTATTTACCCAGTAAGCTGGTTCCATTTGTATCCGATTTTCTTGACATGCTGAGTGATGCAGATATAAAAACATGTATTTTAGCAGATAAGAAAATATGGCAATCACTGAGTCTGGAACAGCAAGCAGATACTTATGTTAAATTGATGAATGATAAATTCCAGTTTAAGAGTTTTTTTAAAAAGTGTATCGGTTCTGGTGACATCGTTCCTTTAGGACAGAAGATTTTTGAAAAAATATCGGAAGATCCCGGCAGAAGTCATCTTGAAGGATTGATGTGGTATCTGGAAACTTATTATAAAAAGCTATCTGATGATTATGTAAAAGATGCATACGAATTAATAATAAAGCATGATACAGATGGCTCATTAAAGAAACGCTTTAATGAAAACAGGGCATTGAAAGAAAAATTTTATAGTGAAGAAGAACTTAAGGGACAGACCAATATAGTTGAAAATATGGTTCTTGATCGAATGAAGTCAGAAAAGATCGATCTGGAAAAACTTGGTAAAAAGCTTTATTCAAAATTCCTGTTAAGACCTTCTGATCTGCCTGAGCTATATGACAGCAAAGGAAATAAGCTTGATTATTATGTGCTGGAATGGCTTTTATGTACTGATCGGAGTGCCAGCTCAGTTATAAAGCTTCTGGATCATGAATGTTTCCACAAGGCCCTGAATGATCTGGCTGATAAGTATATCTGCAATGGATTCGCAGGAATCAAGCAGTGCTATCTGGCTTATCCGCTTTGCAGGTATGCTGATGAGGATCTGATGAAAAAAATGTGCGCTGCCGCTCCAAAGCTTGCGACTCACTCCAGCGGAAGAAATTCCCGTGCGATGATTGTATTCCGTGAAGCAGTGCGTGAGAGCGATACACGTTCTGCAATTATGTTTGCGGATAAATACAATGAACTTGATAAATATGCAGAAGCCAGGAATAAAAGTGTTGATGAACTGCGCGATATGATATCGGATACAGGCTTGAATGTGGATGATCGCAAAGAGTACGATCTTGGTAATCAGAAAGTTGTCGCATTCCTGAAGAATGATTTAAGTTTCATTATAGAACTTCCGAATGGCAAAACCGCTAAATCACTCCCCAAAAAAGGTGCAGATCCACTGAAATATGCTGATGCAGCAGCTGATTTTGCAAAATTAAAGAAAGCAGTAAAAGATATATATAAGTACAGGTCCGATGCACTTTTCAAGGATTTTCTCAGTGGAAGCGAAAGAACACCAGAAAGCTGGGCTAAAACATATCTTGACAATCCTGTTTTGAATCACTTAGCACGTTTAATCGTATGGAAACAGAGTGAAGCAACGTTTACAGTAACTGATCATGGTGCTGTAACTTCTGATGAAAAATCTTATGAAATTGCAGAAGAGCCTGTCGCTGTAGCTTATCCAACTGAGATGAAGCCAGTTGATCTGAATGCATGGAAAACATATTTTACTTCTCATCAGTTAAAGCAGCCATTCCTTCAGATCTGGGAGCCTGTATGTGATCCTTCAGTGATTAAAGCAGATCGCTACTCAGATTTATCAATTCCATATTATCGATTTGCCAATCAGGAAAAAAATGGCATACACGCAGAAAAACAGTCAGGAAATATCGAAATAACCTTTGATGACTGTAATGTCCGGATTACCAGATTGGATTGGAATTACAGCATAAAAGATAAATTCAGCATTGACTCATTCAAATTTTCAAAATTTACCCGAAAGGTCAATCATCTTATAGCTTATTTTGACAAAATAGCTGTTTACGATTTGATCCATAAAGATGATGCTAGCTTTAAACCGATACTTAATGAATTTACGCTTCCTCAAATCAATGAATTCATCAAATATGCAGGTGAAAACAAATGCGTCAATGCATCAGCAGTTCTGCTTGAATATAAGAATCAGAAATACGGAACTTCAGATCCGTTGGATGAATTTGAACTGAACTGGTAG
- a CDS encoding IS1595 family transposase, translated as MRVPDVLCKFFSLTDSQQDRVIRVVNDMANLNAQLAGTEPEVCPKCHCADGFTKAGIEHIKHTGGKRTGNPYATKQIYRCRSCGKRFVYDSGTMTQNLKITQEEFVEICKDAILCVPMKKTAGRLNRSIQCVFENRHKFLCFLEKALGEETEKLGGTVEIDETYVLESQKGARSIKREVRRRGESSHYRGISHEQVCIVTSSDRNGHEVYKTAETGRPSAEDIDEGFEDEIECKSEMYVDGSHIYDDLAKKTECDIRHLKAMRATTKLSI; from the coding sequence ATGAGAGTTCCCGATGTTCTTTGTAAGTTTTTCAGCCTCACTGATTCCCAGCAGGATCGCGTCATCCGTGTCGTCAATGACATGGCGAATCTGAATGCTCAGCTTGCCGGGACCGAGCCGGAGGTATGTCCTAAATGCCATTGTGCCGACGGATTTACAAAAGCAGGAATTGAGCACATTAAGCATACGGGTGGAAAACGTACCGGCAATCCCTATGCCACAAAGCAGATCTACCGCTGCAGATCCTGTGGCAAACGCTTTGTGTATGATTCCGGAACCATGACGCAAAACCTCAAGATCACACAGGAGGAATTCGTTGAGATCTGCAAGGATGCGATTCTCTGCGTACCGATGAAGAAAACCGCAGGCAGACTCAACCGGTCCATACAGTGTGTATTTGAGAACCGCCATAAATTTCTCTGTTTCCTTGAAAAAGCTCTGGGGGAAGAAACAGAAAAGCTGGGAGGTACCGTGGAAATAGATGAGACGTATGTGCTTGAGTCTCAGAAAGGAGCCAGGTCAATCAAACGGGAAGTTCGCAGAAGAGGCGAATCCAGCCATTACAGAGGAATTTCCCATGAGCAGGTCTGTATCGTCACATCTTCCGATCGTAATGGCCATGAAGTGTATAAGACAGCGGAAACAGGGAGGCCATCAGCAGAGGATATTGATGAAGGATTCGAAGATGAAATCGAATGCAAATCAGAGATGTACGTAGATGGCTCGCATATTTACGACGATCTGGCGAAGAAAACCGAATGCGACATTCGTCATCTGAAAGCTATGCGAGCTACAACAAAGTTGAGCATCTGA